Proteins from a genomic interval of Enterococcus faecium:
- a CDS encoding phosphatase PAP2 family protein, translating to MKYKTSFQVAGSFFLVLFFILGWIVKFHLSWLSGFDQWFTGIVRASYPDLNSYQLFMTKFGNPLTVIILFACAALWMWYKKKRAETFWFVSGFIVIAGIINPVIKLFFMRERPSLAHLVVETSYSFPSGHAAGSMILYGSLLFLLPAFVQKRTLRTLLQLLMMFIIVSVGISRIYLGVHFPTDIIGGYLLSLSWLCLTYPVYREKRKQIDNSYRKKDF from the coding sequence ATGAAATATAAAACATCATTTCAGGTGGCTGGTAGCTTCTTTCTTGTCCTGTTTTTCATTTTGGGCTGGATCGTAAAGTTCCATCTGTCGTGGCTTTCTGGTTTCGATCAGTGGTTTACAGGCATTGTCAGAGCTTCTTATCCTGATCTGAACAGCTACCAACTCTTTATGACTAAATTCGGTAATCCTCTTACCGTCATCATTTTATTTGCTTGTGCGGCTTTATGGATGTGGTATAAGAAAAAAAGGGCAGAAACATTTTGGTTCGTTTCTGGATTTATTGTAATTGCTGGAATCATCAACCCGGTGATCAAACTATTTTTCATGCGAGAGCGTCCTTCATTGGCGCACTTAGTAGTTGAAACAAGTTACAGTTTCCCTAGTGGACATGCAGCAGGCAGTATGATTCTTTACGGTTCTTTACTATTTCTGCTTCCAGCTTTTGTTCAAAAAAGAACCTTACGCACATTGCTTCAATTGCTGATGATGTTTATTATAGTAAGTGTCGGGATAAGCCGCATTTATCTGGGCGTTCATTTTCCTACTGATATCATCGGCGGTTACTTACTCAGTCTTTCTTGGCTGTGCCTGACTTATCCAGTGTATAGAGAAAAAAGAAAACAAATAGATAACTCTTACAGAAAGAAGGACTTTTAA
- a CDS encoding TetR family transcriptional regulator, with translation MEIKLSQAIIIQAAFDILAETQALSQLSMRNIANRIHVQAPALYWYFKNKQQLLQKMAETMEEELALPDPTLPWNEQLLQYMENYYDLYTRFPCGAELEINTVPAFPSRLEHLEQMIQLLVREGFSVTQSHQAIASLHNLLIGQLMDQQHEQQLRQKIMDGNEFLKETVLFMRNYVVENQLEGFKESMQSHAELNEKALFLTSAQTYIEGLCQQNKRRENEQ, from the coding sequence ATGGAAATAAAGCTTTCTCAAGCAATCATCATTCAGGCCGCCTTTGATATCCTGGCTGAAACACAAGCTCTTTCGCAGCTTTCCATGCGAAACATCGCAAACAGAATTCATGTTCAAGCACCTGCTTTATATTGGTATTTCAAAAACAAACAACAGCTCTTGCAAAAAATGGCTGAAACAATGGAAGAAGAATTAGCGCTTCCAGATCCAACTTTGCCTTGGAATGAACAGTTGCTGCAGTATATGGAAAATTACTATGACCTTTATACACGTTTCCCTTGTGGGGCAGAATTAGAAATCAATACTGTGCCCGCTTTTCCGAGTCGATTAGAACATTTGGAGCAAATGATCCAATTACTTGTTCGTGAAGGATTTTCAGTCACCCAAAGTCATCAGGCCATTGCCTCTCTCCACAATTTATTGATTGGACAGTTAATGGATCAGCAGCATGAACAGCAGCTTCGACAAAAAATTATGGACGGAAATGAATTTTTGAAAGAAACAGTTCTATTTATGCGTAATTATGTAGTTGAAAATCAATTAGAGGGATTTAAAGAAAGTATGCAGTCCCATGCAGAATTGAATGAAAAAGCACTCTTTCTAACGAGTGCACAAACCTATATTGAAGGCTTATGCCAACAAAATAAAAGAAGAGAAAACGAGCAGTAA
- a CDS encoding TIGR01212 family radical SAM protein (This family includes YhcC from E. coli K-12, an uncharacterized radical SAM protein.) yields the protein MTFPYSEGNKRYHSWNYALRNEFGGKIFKVPIDGGFDCPNRDGTVAHGGCTFCSVSGSGDMIVAPEDPLPIQFQKEIDMMHQKWPHVQQYIVYFQNFTNTHAPVEIIKERFEQVVNLPGVVGLSVGTRPDCLPDEVVDYLAELNERMYLWVELGLQTTFEETSKLINRAHDYQTYLDGVAKLRKHNIRVCTHLINGLPGESLEMMKENVRRTILDSDIQGIKLHLMHLMRKTRMLRDYHEGRLQLMSRPDYVNVICDQLEMIPKEIIIHRLTGDAPWDSLIGPMWSLKKWEVLNAIDEELLRRDSFQGKYDVRKKVSV from the coding sequence ATGACTTTTCCTTATTCAGAAGGAAATAAAAGATATCATTCTTGGAATTACGCTTTACGAAATGAGTTTGGCGGGAAAATTTTCAAGGTGCCGATCGATGGAGGATTTGACTGTCCGAATCGAGATGGGACTGTTGCCCATGGCGGTTGTACTTTTTGCAGTGTATCTGGTTCGGGAGACATGATCGTTGCACCTGAAGACCCTCTTCCAATCCAATTCCAGAAAGAAATCGACATGATGCATCAAAAATGGCCTCATGTCCAACAATACATCGTTTATTTCCAAAATTTTACAAACACCCATGCGCCAGTTGAAATAATCAAAGAACGATTTGAGCAAGTAGTCAATTTACCAGGTGTCGTAGGATTATCAGTCGGTACACGACCGGATTGTCTGCCAGATGAAGTAGTTGATTACCTTGCTGAACTGAACGAGCGGATGTATTTATGGGTAGAACTTGGATTGCAAACAACTTTTGAAGAAACTTCAAAACTGATCAACCGAGCACATGATTATCAAACTTATTTAGATGGCGTGGCTAAATTACGCAAACATAATATCCGTGTTTGTACGCATTTGATCAACGGATTACCAGGCGAAAGTTTAGAAATGATGAAAGAAAATGTCAGACGCACCATTTTAGATTCAGATATCCAAGGAATCAAGCTCCATTTGATGCATCTGATGCGCAAAACGAGAATGTTGCGGGACTATCATGAAGGTCGCCTTCAATTAATGAGCCGTCCTGACTATGTCAATGTCATTTGCGACCAGCTGGAAATGATACCAAAAGAGATCATCATCCATCGTTTGACAGGGGATGCGCCGTGGGATTCCTTGATTGGACCAATGTGGAGCTTGAAAAAATGGGAAGTCTTGAATGCAATTGATGAAGAACTTCTTCGCAGAGATAGCTTCCAAGGAAAATATGATGTACGGAAAAAGGTGAGCGTCTGA
- a CDS encoding alpha/beta hydrolase yields the protein MAFIQANIYSNVLEMEVNLNVILPQTTKKVIGTSSEQETTDIPVLYLLHGMGGNHSVWERRTSIERYVANYGLAVIMPSTDLGWYTDTVYDMKYWTFIAEELPEICHELFPQLTRKREKTYAAGLSMGGYGALKLGLAKSENFAAVISLSGAVSVGNRMDDLLMVRKASFWEGIFGPLDQIEGSKNDPQYLLKELVKSGKPVPRFYMACGESDFLYQANQEMVSAMQEQGLAVTFEQGPGDHNWIFWDQWIQRALAWLMEEK from the coding sequence ATGGCATTTATTCAAGCAAATATTTATTCGAATGTGTTAGAAATGGAAGTCAATCTAAATGTGATACTACCGCAAACAACAAAAAAGGTGATTGGCACCAGTTCAGAGCAAGAGACAACGGATATACCTGTTTTATATTTACTTCATGGAATGGGTGGCAATCATAGTGTATGGGAAAGACGTACGTCGATTGAACGTTATGTAGCAAACTACGGATTAGCTGTCATCATGCCATCTACTGATCTTGGCTGGTACACAGATACAGTTTATGACATGAAGTATTGGACATTCATTGCAGAAGAGCTACCTGAGATTTGTCATGAATTATTCCCGCAATTAACAAGAAAAAGAGAAAAAACATATGCCGCTGGATTATCGATGGGCGGATATGGCGCGTTAAAACTAGGCCTTGCAAAATCAGAAAATTTCGCAGCAGTAATCTCTCTTTCAGGCGCTGTTTCTGTAGGAAATCGAATGGATGATCTTTTGATGGTTCGTAAAGCATCTTTTTGGGAAGGGATCTTTGGACCATTGGATCAAATCGAAGGTTCAAAAAATGATCCGCAATACTTATTGAAAGAACTAGTAAAAAGCGGAAAACCAGTTCCAAGATTTTATATGGCTTGTGGGGAATCTGATTTTCTTTATCAGGCAAATCAGGAAATGGTATCTGCTATGCAGGAACAAGGCTTGGCGGTCACCTTTGAACAAGGACCTGGCGATCATAACTGGATCTTCTGGGACCAATGGATTCAACGTGCATTGGCGTGGCTAATGGAAGAAAAATAA
- a CDS encoding class I SAM-dependent methyltransferase encodes MLQTALHFSHTLLQEILQPGDHVVDATMGNGHDTVFLAEHIGKTGHVYSFDIQQQAIDATRERLEQRQLEERVSLFLQGHETLGEVIAEQQNLKAGIFNLGYLPKSDKAIITMPETTRTAMEEILKRLVPRGRLILVVYYGHEGGEKELDMVDSFCSKLPQETYNVLNYRFINQKNQPPILYCIEKKR; translated from the coding sequence ATGTTGCAAACTGCTTTGCATTTCAGCCATACATTACTGCAAGAAATCTTGCAACCAGGGGATCACGTCGTAGATGCAACGATGGGCAATGGCCACGATACGGTTTTTCTAGCAGAACACATCGGAAAAACTGGTCATGTCTATAGTTTTGATATCCAGCAACAAGCAATCGATGCTACTCGTGAAAGGCTAGAACAGCGTCAGTTAGAAGAACGTGTCTCATTGTTTCTACAAGGCCACGAAACGTTAGGAGAAGTGATAGCTGAACAACAAAATCTCAAAGCAGGGATTTTCAATCTAGGGTATCTCCCAAAAAGTGATAAAGCAATCATCACTATGCCAGAGACTACACGCACAGCTATGGAAGAAATATTGAAACGACTTGTGCCTCGCGGACGATTGATCCTTGTCGTCTACTATGGTCATGAAGGTGGAGAAAAAGAACTGGATATGGTTGATTCTTTTTGTTCCAAACTGCCACAGGAAACATATAATGTGCTGAATTATCGGTTTATCAACCAAAAGAACCAGCCGCCTATTTTATATTGTATTGAGAAAAAAAGATAA
- a CDS encoding ABC transporter ATP-binding protein, whose amino-acid sequence MKLILRHAKKYKVAVFISLLSVAVMVAAALWQPKLLQQVLEAIITEDNDEMKTIGIYLISLALLGLAAGVTNTIFSAKVAQGVSADIREEAFRKIQTFSFGNIEQFSAGNLVVRLTNDITQIQNLVMISLQSLFRIPFLFIGAFILAMITMPQLWWIIVALIVTVFLITALSFTRMGKHFMIIQKLIDRVNSIAKENLLGIRVVKSFVQEENQLKSFSKVSEDLTKHNIIVGTLFSVMIPSFMLAANLAVVGAIFFVSDLVKDDPTLIGGIASFMNYLMQIMMAIIIGGMMMMMTSRAAVSLKRIAEILDAEPDLTYLDVPEQELTGSVTFDHVSFRYPGEDTDTLKDISFSIKPGEMVGIVGATGAGKSTLAQLIPRLFDPTEGKVEVGGVDLRQVNEKSLRQTVSFVLQKAILFSGTIAQNLRQGKKNATEKEMEHASSIAQAKEFIEKLSDRYEAPIEERSSNFSGGQKQRLSITRGVIGNPKILILDDSTSALDARSEKLVREALDRDLKGTTTIVIAQKIASVVKADRILVLDEGRLVGEGTHEELVAGNRVYQEIFETQKGTEE is encoded by the coding sequence ATGAAATTAATCTTACGACATGCGAAAAAATATAAAGTAGCTGTTTTTATTTCCTTGCTGTCCGTAGCAGTCATGGTTGCAGCAGCATTATGGCAACCTAAGTTACTACAGCAAGTATTGGAAGCTATTATTACAGAAGATAATGATGAAATGAAAACAATTGGTATTTACCTGATCAGTCTGGCTTTGCTAGGATTAGCCGCAGGTGTAACGAACACGATTTTCTCTGCAAAAGTAGCTCAAGGCGTAAGTGCAGATATCCGAGAAGAAGCATTTCGAAAGATCCAGACATTTTCATTTGGAAATATCGAACAGTTCTCTGCTGGAAATCTTGTTGTTCGTCTAACAAATGATATCACGCAAATCCAAAATTTAGTGATGATTTCTTTGCAATCACTTTTTCGAATTCCATTCTTATTTATTGGTGCCTTCATTTTAGCTATGATCACGATGCCGCAATTATGGTGGATCATCGTAGCGCTTATCGTTACGGTATTTCTGATTACGGCACTTTCATTTACAAGGATGGGCAAGCACTTCATGATCATTCAAAAACTGATTGATCGTGTGAATAGCATTGCAAAAGAAAACTTACTAGGGATTCGTGTAGTGAAATCTTTTGTACAAGAAGAAAACCAATTGAAGTCATTCAGCAAAGTAAGTGAGGACTTAACAAAACACAACATCATAGTCGGTACATTATTTTCTGTGATGATCCCGTCCTTCATGCTGGCTGCCAATTTGGCTGTGGTTGGGGCGATCTTTTTTGTGAGCGATCTTGTTAAAGATGATCCTACGTTAATTGGTGGAATTGCTTCATTCATGAACTACTTGATGCAGATTATGATGGCAATCATTATTGGCGGAATGATGATGATGATGACTTCAAGAGCAGCCGTATCGCTGAAGCGGATTGCGGAAATTTTAGATGCTGAACCAGATCTTACTTATTTAGACGTTCCAGAACAAGAGTTGACGGGTTCTGTCACTTTTGACCATGTTTCTTTTCGTTATCCTGGTGAGGATACAGATACGCTTAAAGATATCAGCTTTTCTATCAAACCTGGAGAAATGGTTGGTATCGTCGGGGCGACTGGTGCCGGGAAGTCAACACTAGCACAATTGATCCCTCGTCTATTTGATCCGACAGAAGGCAAAGTTGAAGTAGGTGGTGTAGATCTTCGTCAAGTAAATGAAAAGAGTTTAAGACAAACGGTTTCCTTTGTTTTGCAAAAAGCAATTTTATTCTCAGGAACGATTGCTCAAAACTTGCGCCAAGGGAAAAAGAATGCAACAGAAAAAGAGATGGAACATGCTTCTTCTATTGCTCAAGCAAAAGAATTCATCGAAAAGTTATCTGATCGTTACGAAGCACCAATAGAAGAACGTAGCAGTAACTTTTCTGGTGGTCAAAAGCAACGTTTATCCATTACTCGTGGCGTTATCGGTAATCCAAAGATCTTGATCCTAGATGACAGTACGAGTGCACTGGATGCTCGCTCTGAAAAGCTGGTCCGAGAAGCACTCGATCGAGATTTGAAGGGAACAACGACGATTGTCATCGCACAAAAAATTGCTTCTGTTGTCAAAGCAGACCGCATCTTAGTATTGGATGAAGGCAGATTAGTCGGCGAAGGAACCCATGAGGAATTGGTAGCTGGAAACCGTGTCTATCAGGAAATCTTTGAAACTCAAAAAGGAACGGAGGAGTAA
- the metK gene encoding methionine adenosyltransferase translates to MVERHLFTSESVSEGHPDKIADQISDAILDAILKQDPTARVACETSVTTGLVLVFGEISTTAYVDIQKVVRETIKEIGYTRAKFGFDGDTAAVLVAIDEQSPDIAQGVDEALEIRDEDKKDVLDEIGAGDQGLMFGFAVDETPELMPLPIALSHRLVRRLADLRKSNELTYLRPDAKSQVTVEYDDQGQPERVDTIVISTQHDDAVDNETIRHDVIEKVVKEVIPAELLDDQTKYYINPTGRFVIGGPQGDAGLTGRKIIVDTYGGYARHGGGAFSGKDATKVDRSASYAARYIAKNIVAAGLARKAEVQLAYAIGVAQPVSISINTFGTGTVPEEELIAAVRENFDLRPAGIIEMLDLRRPIYKQTAAYGHFGRTDVDLPWEHTDKVDALKASLAK, encoded by the coding sequence ATGGTAGAAAGACACTTATTTACATCAGAATCTGTTTCTGAAGGACATCCAGATAAAATTGCTGACCAAATCAGTGATGCAATCTTGGATGCAATTTTAAAACAAGATCCAACAGCACGAGTAGCGTGTGAAACGTCTGTAACAACTGGTCTTGTTTTAGTATTTGGAGAAATATCTACGACGGCATATGTAGATATTCAAAAAGTCGTACGGGAAACAATAAAAGAAATTGGTTATACACGTGCAAAATTCGGATTTGATGGAGATACAGCAGCTGTATTGGTTGCGATTGATGAACAATCTCCTGATATTGCTCAAGGAGTTGATGAAGCACTTGAGATCCGGGATGAAGATAAAAAAGACGTATTAGATGAGATTGGTGCTGGTGACCAAGGTTTAATGTTTGGGTTTGCTGTAGATGAAACACCAGAATTGATGCCTTTACCAATCGCTTTGAGTCATCGTCTGGTACGACGCTTGGCAGATTTGCGTAAATCAAATGAATTAACGTATTTACGTCCAGATGCAAAATCTCAAGTAACGGTTGAATATGATGATCAAGGACAACCGGAACGCGTAGATACAATCGTTATTTCAACACAGCATGATGATGCAGTAGATAATGAAACAATTCGTCATGATGTCATCGAAAAAGTAGTGAAGGAAGTTATTCCAGCTGAATTATTAGATGATCAAACGAAATATTATATCAATCCGACTGGCCGATTTGTCATTGGTGGTCCTCAAGGGGATGCCGGATTAACAGGAAGAAAAATCATTGTTGATACGTATGGCGGTTATGCTCGTCATGGTGGCGGTGCTTTTTCTGGTAAAGATGCGACAAAAGTTGACCGTTCTGCCAGCTATGCTGCACGTTATATTGCTAAAAACATTGTTGCAGCAGGGCTTGCTCGCAAAGCAGAAGTACAGCTAGCTTATGCGATTGGTGTTGCTCAACCTGTTTCGATCTCAATCAATACTTTCGGTACTGGAACGGTTCCGGAAGAAGAACTGATTGCTGCAGTGAGAGAAAACTTCGATCTTCGGCCAGCAGGAATCATCGAGATGCTTGATTTGCGTCGTCCGATTTACAAACAAACAGCTGCTTACGGTCATTTTGGTCGTACAGATGTAGATTTGCCTTGGGAACATACGGACAAAGTAGATGCGTTGAAAGCAAGTTTAGCAAAATAA
- a CDS encoding MDR family MFS transporter — protein sequence MKKETNVTLVTVSIFIATFMTAIEGTIVTTAMPTIVGSLHGMEIMNWVFSIYLLTNAMLTPIYGKLADKVGRKPIFIFGTLLFIIGSLFCGLSQSMIGLIAARAIQGMGAGAMMPVALTIIGDLYSIEKRAKVLGLNSSAWGIASVFGPLAGGFIVETISWHWIFFINVPIGILLIILIWLYLNEPKIIHESKPMDIFGSFSLMAMLVSLLLGFQLLGDEGMSPLVSALLLGSIVMLGIFVFAEKRAKDPVIMMHLFKNPLFVVVNLAAALASGFLMGIDVYIPMWMQGVLGLNAAIGGLVLAPLSLVWMVGSFLASKWMTQMKTHWVLRIGLLIAAIGGAWLYLMPFRSNYLWFFAISTVIGIGLGVTMTTSTVSAQNSVSRDQLGVATSFNTLVRTIGQTVMVSIFGLLINGVTKRELAAANLTNDADIMNKLVNPQTAKYIDADILLPLRKILYDGLHSVYLVGLLLVIIALVLTLFVHEKSGKIKQ from the coding sequence ATGAAAAAAGAAACAAATGTTACTTTGGTCACAGTGAGTATTTTCATTGCAACGTTCATGACGGCTATTGAAGGTACAATCGTAACAACCGCTATGCCAACGATTGTCGGTTCATTACATGGAATGGAAATCATGAACTGGGTATTTTCGATTTATTTGCTGACAAACGCTATGCTTACTCCGATTTACGGAAAACTTGCGGATAAAGTGGGACGGAAACCAATCTTTATTTTTGGGACATTATTGTTTATTATCGGTTCGTTATTTTGCGGTTTATCTCAAAGCATGATTGGGTTGATTGCTGCTCGTGCGATTCAAGGGATGGGTGCTGGGGCAATGATGCCAGTAGCTTTGACGATCATCGGCGATCTTTATTCTATTGAAAAGCGAGCAAAAGTTTTAGGTTTGAATAGTTCAGCCTGGGGGATTGCCAGTGTTTTTGGACCGCTTGCGGGAGGATTCATCGTTGAAACGATCAGCTGGCACTGGATCTTTTTTATCAATGTGCCGATCGGAATTCTATTAATTATTTTGATTTGGCTATATTTAAATGAACCAAAAATCATACATGAGTCTAAACCAATGGATATTTTTGGTAGTTTTAGTTTGATGGCCATGCTTGTCTCATTGCTGTTAGGGTTCCAATTATTAGGAGACGAAGGAATGAGTCCGCTTGTTTCTGCTTTGCTGCTAGGTAGTATCGTAATGTTAGGTATTTTTGTTTTTGCCGAAAAAAGAGCTAAAGATCCTGTCATCATGATGCATTTATTCAAAAATCCACTATTTGTTGTGGTCAACTTGGCTGCAGCATTGGCTAGTGGTTTTTTGATGGGAATCGATGTTTATATCCCTATGTGGATGCAAGGTGTATTAGGGCTGAATGCAGCAATTGGTGGGCTGGTATTAGCACCATTATCACTAGTCTGGATGGTCGGTTCTTTCCTTGCAAGCAAGTGGATGACTCAAATGAAAACTCATTGGGTCTTGAGAATTGGACTACTAATCGCAGCTATTGGGGGCGCTTGGTTGTATCTTATGCCTTTCAGAAGTAACTATTTATGGTTTTTTGCTATATCAACGGTCATCGGTATAGGCTTAGGTGTGACCATGACTACCTCGACTGTCAGTGCACAAAATAGTGTATCTCGTGACCAGCTTGGTGTAGCAACTTCTTTTAATACGTTAGTTCGAACAATTGGTCAAACAGTCATGGTTTCTATTTTTGGTTTATTGATAAATGGGGTAACTAAACGAGAACTTGCAGCAGCAAATTTAACAAATGATGCAGATATCATGAATAAACTGGTGAATCCACAAACGGCTAAATATATTGATGCGGATATTTTGTTACCATTAAGAAAAATTCTTTATGATGGGTTACATTCCGTTTATCTAGTTGGCTTGTTACTCGTGATCATTGCTTTGGTCTTAACGCTTTTCGTTCATGAAAAAAGTGGTAAAATAAAACAGTAG
- a CDS encoding ABC transporter ATP-binding protein, which translates to MTDLIKASKFFYHYLKRYKLSFFFIFITVIIATYLQVKAPQYIGEAFQELANYVGGLMQGVDDKSKFVSVIWKLLLFYVLASAANFIYSILFTQVVGKSTNRMRIGLFNKLEKLTIRFFDSHQDGEILSRFTSDLDNIQNSLNQALLQVITNAVLLVGILIMMFRQNVELAWATIASTPVAVLIAVLIIRKARKYVDLQQDEVGKLNGYMDEKISGQRVIITNGLQEETIEGFLEHNQSVREATFKGQAYSGLLFPMMQGMSLVNTAIVIFFGGWLALNGDLERSVALGLVVTFVQYSQQYYQPLMQISSGYSMIQLAITGARRLNEIFDEKDEVKPENGKAFDGVEKGLALQHVDFGYSPEKLVLKDVSINVDKGEMVALVGPTGSGKTTIMNLLNRFYDVNDGSVVIDGIDIRDYDLDALRRHVGIVLQESVLFSGTIKDNITFGKPDASDEEVINAAKQANIHDFIMTLEKGYDTEISEENNLFSTGQKQLISIARTIITNPSLLILDEATSNVDTVTEARIQKAMDEAIKGRTSFVIAHRLKTILNADRIVVLRDGEVIEEGSHHELLAENGFYAELYHNQFVFE; encoded by the coding sequence ATGACTGATCTAATAAAAGCAAGTAAATTTTTCTATCACTATTTGAAGCGGTACAAACTCTCCTTTTTCTTTATCTTTATCACAGTGATCATTGCTACCTATCTACAAGTAAAGGCACCTCAATACATCGGGGAAGCTTTTCAAGAATTAGCTAATTACGTAGGAGGCTTGATGCAAGGCGTAGACGATAAAAGCAAATTTGTTTCTGTAATATGGAAACTCTTGCTGTTTTATGTACTAGCTAGTGCAGCCAACTTTATCTATAGTATTTTGTTCACACAAGTAGTAGGGAAGTCAACGAACCGAATGCGTATCGGTCTATTCAACAAATTGGAAAAATTGACGATCCGTTTCTTTGATTCTCATCAAGACGGTGAAATTTTAAGTCGTTTTACCAGTGACTTAGATAATATTCAAAATAGTTTGAACCAAGCTTTGCTTCAAGTCATCACGAATGCTGTTTTACTTGTCGGGATCTTGATCATGATGTTCCGCCAAAATGTAGAGTTAGCTTGGGCTACAATTGCTTCCACTCCAGTAGCCGTTTTGATAGCTGTCTTGATTATCCGCAAAGCACGGAAATATGTGGATCTTCAGCAAGATGAAGTGGGGAAACTAAATGGTTATATGGATGAAAAAATCAGCGGACAACGTGTCATCATCACAAATGGCTTACAAGAAGAAACGATTGAAGGATTCTTAGAGCATAATCAAAGTGTTCGCGAAGCAACCTTCAAAGGACAAGCTTATTCTGGTCTACTATTTCCGATGATGCAAGGAATGTCACTGGTCAATACAGCGATAGTTATCTTTTTCGGCGGCTGGTTAGCATTAAATGGTGATTTGGAACGTTCGGTGGCATTAGGCTTAGTTGTGACATTCGTCCAGTATTCACAACAATATTACCAACCACTGATGCAGATTTCATCTGGATACAGCATGATCCAATTAGCGATTACAGGGGCAAGACGATTGAATGAAATATTTGATGAAAAAGATGAAGTCAAACCAGAAAACGGTAAAGCATTTGATGGTGTTGAAAAAGGTCTTGCGTTGCAGCACGTAGATTTTGGTTATTCTCCAGAAAAACTAGTCTTGAAAGATGTCTCGATCAATGTGGACAAAGGAGAAATGGTTGCTCTTGTTGGTCCAACAGGATCGGGGAAAACGACGATCATGAATCTGCTAAACCGTTTTTACGATGTCAATGATGGTTCAGTAGTCATCGATGGAATAGATATCCGAGATTATGATCTTGATGCATTACGTAGACATGTAGGAATCGTTTTGCAAGAATCTGTATTGTTCTCCGGAACGATCAAAGACAATATCACATTCGGCAAACCGGACGCTTCAGATGAAGAAGTCATCAATGCAGCAAAACAAGCGAATATTCATGACTTCATCATGACGTTAGAAAAAGGTTATGATACAGAGATATCCGAAGAAAATAACTTATTCAGTACAGGTCAAAAGCAGTTGATCAGTATTGCTCGAACGATCATCACAAATCCATCTTTATTGATTTTGGATGAAGCAACAAGTAATGTAGACACGGTAACAGAAGCAAGGATCCAAAAAGCAATGGATGAAGCAATCAAAGGAAGAACCAGCTTTGTGATTGCTCACCGGCTGAAAACAATCTTGAATGCAGATAGAATCGTTGTCTTGCGTGATGGGGAAGTCATTGAAGAAGGCAGTCATCACGAGTTATTAGCAGAAAATGGATTTTATGCGGAACTTTATCATAATCAATTTGTATTTGAATAA